A stretch of the Candidatus Poribacteria bacterium genome encodes the following:
- the argB gene encoding acetylglutamate kinase, with translation MDRTAEVLIEALPYIRRFYDRRIVIKYGGAAMEDEALIHSVMQDIVLMKYVGIRPIIVHGGGPRITAWMDRIGKVPEFVQGLRVTDAETVEIAEMVLGLINKEIVARINQHGGKAIGLSGKDANLILAEKQETQITDESGRGIDVDLGFVGKIIGVNTESVTALDRAGYIPIITPIGVGVDGQTYNINADTMAGEIASAFQAEKLIVLTDTLGILRDLTDTASLVPNIRMREIDPLIEEGLIAGGMLPKVEACMTALIGGVYKTHIIDGRIPHSLLLEVFTEGGIGTEIVR, from the coding sequence ATGGACAGAACTGCTGAAGTCCTTATTGAAGCCTTACCTTATATTCGCCGCTTTTATGACCGGCGGATTGTTATCAAATATGGTGGTGCCGCAATGGAGGATGAAGCCCTCATCCATTCCGTCATGCAGGACATTGTGCTGATGAAATATGTGGGGATCCGACCCATTATCGTCCACGGCGGTGGACCGAGAATCACCGCATGGATGGATAGGATTGGGAAAGTCCCGGAATTTGTTCAGGGGTTGCGGGTAACCGACGCTGAAACGGTTGAGATCGCTGAGATGGTGCTCGGATTAATCAACAAAGAGATTGTAGCCCGTATTAACCAGCACGGCGGAAAAGCCATCGGGTTGTCTGGAAAAGACGCGAACCTGATACTCGCAGAGAAGCAGGAGACGCAAATTACGGACGAAAGCGGGCGCGGAATAGATGTTGACCTCGGGTTTGTCGGGAAGATAATTGGCGTGAACACGGAATCGGTTACGGCACTCGACAGAGCGGGTTATATCCCCATTATCACACCGATCGGTGTCGGGGTTGATGGACAAACCTATAACATCAATGCTGATACAATGGCGGGTGAAATCGCATCGGCGTTCCAAGCAGAGAAACTAATTGTGCTCACAGATACGCTCGGCATCCTTCGTGATCTAACGGATACGGCGTCGCTGGTGCCTAACATTCGTATGAGAGAAATAGACCCATTAATCGAAGAAGGTCTCATTGCAGGGGGTATGCTTCCCAAGGTAGAGGCATGCATGACGGCGCTCATCGGCGGCGTTTACAAAACGCATATTATTGATGGACGTATCCCGCACTCTTTACTCCTCGAAGTCTTCACAGAGGGTGGAATCGGCACCGAAATCGTCAGATAA
- a CDS encoding zinc-binding dehydrogenase, producing the protein MQISAQISQFHGVGTPFKVREMPVAVTSDTLLARVSLATICGSDLHTVSGRRGAEIPCVLGHEVVGAVAAPTSLRSATGEMLREGDRITWNLTTSCGTCDYCMNRHLPQKCETMFKYGHARSEGVDTFSGGFATHILLRPGTAIYHIPDDMTDQEAAPINCALTTVVNGLVNIGIHAGETAVVHGAGMLGIYAACYLREQGYTYIAVVDTNESRLEVAKRFGATHTFNPNKASIGEIDASIKELTDGRGADLGVEVSGATVGIPHLITWLAIGGRCLTLGYVYPNANIAVDAHQLVTKCVTLKGIHNYHYTALGDAIRFVAENRSRYPFAELIGATYSLSEINTAFEHAFRQEIIRVAIAPE; encoded by the coding sequence ATGCAAATATCCGCACAGATTTCACAATTTCACGGCGTAGGTACCCCCTTTAAAGTTCGCGAGATGCCTGTAGCTGTCACTTCGGACACCCTTCTCGCCCGCGTTTCACTGGCAACTATCTGTGGCTCGGACCTTCACACGGTATCAGGTCGCCGCGGGGCAGAAATTCCATGTGTCCTCGGACATGAGGTCGTTGGAGCCGTTGCCGCTCCGACATCCCTTCGTTCAGCGACGGGAGAGATGCTACGTGAAGGCGATCGAATTACATGGAATCTCACGACTTCTTGTGGAACATGCGACTATTGTATGAATCGGCACCTGCCCCAGAAATGCGAGACGATGTTCAAATACGGTCATGCCCGGAGTGAAGGTGTCGACACTTTTTCTGGTGGGTTCGCTACGCATATCCTCTTGCGTCCAGGGACAGCGATCTATCACATCCCTGACGATATGACGGACCAAGAGGCGGCTCCCATCAACTGCGCGCTTACGACGGTGGTAAACGGTTTAGTGAACATCGGCATACATGCCGGTGAGACGGCTGTCGTCCACGGTGCTGGCATGTTAGGAATCTATGCAGCGTGCTATCTGCGGGAGCAAGGGTATACGTATATCGCCGTTGTGGATACCAACGAAAGTCGATTGGAGGTTGCTAAACGTTTCGGTGCAACCCATACCTTCAACCCAAACAAAGCCTCTATTGGAGAAATTGACGCATCAATAAAAGAATTGACAGATGGACGCGGTGCCGATCTCGGTGTAGAGGTCAGTGGTGCGACGGTTGGCATTCCTCACCTAATTACGTGGCTGGCAATCGGTGGAAGATGTCTGACGCTCGGATACGTCTATCCAAATGCCAATATTGCTGTCGATGCCCACCAGCTCGTTACAAAATGTGTGACACTGAAAGGCATTCATAACTACCACTACACGGCTCTTGGCGATGCCATTCGCTTCGTGGCGGAAAACCGGAGTCGTTACCCATTTGCGGAACTCATCGGAGCAACATATTCACTATCGGAAATTAACACCGCCTTTGAACACGCGTTTCGCCAAGAGATAATTCGCGTTGCTATTGCGCCAGAATAG
- a CDS encoding DNA internalization-related competence protein ComEC/Rec2, producing MEIKPRPALYFLIPYLLGIIAGKWTSLPFLWLWIFVLLCCVGSIVTRNRQRYLCYALLHLSIFAGGMLRLETASDSPIPAHFYNAPIGFSGTTVYQPERGEAWDACYAVGELQLLSDPAQQVSAKVLIRFQELRPLRYGKHLTVTGVLRQPQAKRNPGGFDYQAHLSRQGVVGIIDAKGLVRIGEQDGFPPLRWIEALRHRTERLIDVIYTETDSDTPLPEPSLHAQLLKGMLLGKRSDVPTETLDLFRNSGTFHVLAVSGLHVGLVAMFCYFGFSLFRFPQKILCLLTIIAVLIYACLIGFRPSVFRASLMAILFLLATLIDRDADLFNLLAFAALVLLLLNPLQLWDVGFQLSFVAVAAIVYFVPKMEKPLRRLWERTEGSSSESEGSVLTKFRDAAIKWVILSYLVTFAAQIGTGPLIAYYFYRAYPLGIVVGPFAVGLVSLIVAVGMASISVGFIYLPFAKLLGVLNHAIITIFLTLIGLFGQLWGVVKLTPPTFGLFVLYIALCLGIAHWRIVYRQWKVASLIGLSVIAIWVWDTAIHEKGKLLEVITLDVGQGDAAIVRFPDNRTLLIDGGIQRRYYDRQKRKRVEYDVGKRIIEPYLDFHGIRHLDMVVLTHPDLDHGGGLGYVLQNFKVGRVLGIADMPLDSETHRRLHAIAKARNILYSFPYAGEIKFTSTVTLNLLHPIDPGSTNLLDRDRNDDSLVMKISYGEVDILFTGDIGKNAESRLIASGQDLRSEILKVPHHGSRTSSSAAFLDAVQPRSAIFSLGQNNRYQFPHAEVVARYQARGCLMLRTDEAGAIILRTDGTKCWIDTEL from the coding sequence ATGGAAATCAAACCGCGTCCGGCACTTTACTTTCTCATCCCATATCTACTGGGCATCATCGCAGGTAAATGGACATCCCTCCCGTTCCTGTGGCTCTGGATATTTGTACTCCTCTGTTGTGTCGGTAGCATCGTAACAAGGAATCGGCAGCGGTATCTCTGCTACGCCTTGCTCCATCTATCCATCTTCGCTGGCGGCATGCTACGCTTAGAAACCGCCTCCGATTCGCCAATCCCAGCCCACTTTTACAACGCGCCGATCGGCTTCTCTGGCACCACCGTGTATCAACCCGAACGCGGAGAGGCGTGGGATGCCTGTTATGCCGTTGGTGAACTCCAGTTATTGTCGGATCCGGCACAACAGGTTTCTGCGAAAGTCCTCATCAGATTTCAGGAGTTGCGACCGCTCCGCTACGGTAAACATTTAACCGTGACGGGGGTGCTGCGTCAACCACAAGCCAAGCGGAATCCCGGGGGTTTCGACTACCAGGCACACCTCTCTCGGCAAGGGGTCGTCGGGATCATTGATGCGAAGGGACTCGTGCGGATCGGTGAACAGGATGGATTCCCGCCCTTGCGATGGATAGAGGCACTCCGTCATCGGACCGAACGTCTGATTGACGTTATCTATACGGAGACTGACAGCGACACACCGCTTCCTGAACCTTCATTGCATGCCCAGCTCCTGAAAGGTATGTTACTCGGTAAACGGAGCGATGTGCCCACAGAGACATTGGATCTCTTCCGAAACAGTGGAACCTTCCATGTGCTCGCCGTCTCCGGTCTGCACGTCGGGCTTGTTGCGATGTTCTGCTATTTCGGTTTCTCGCTCTTCCGGTTCCCGCAGAAAATTCTGTGTCTCTTGACGATAATAGCCGTGCTAATTTACGCATGCCTCATCGGTTTCCGTCCCTCTGTCTTTCGTGCCTCGCTGATGGCAATCCTGTTTCTCCTCGCGACGCTCATCGATCGGGATGCAGACCTTTTCAACCTGTTAGCGTTCGCGGCGTTGGTGCTGCTCCTTTTGAACCCATTGCAACTGTGGGATGTCGGATTCCAATTGTCCTTTGTCGCCGTCGCCGCGATCGTCTATTTCGTTCCGAAGATGGAGAAGCCGTTGCGCCGACTGTGGGAACGCACGGAGGGCTCGTCTTCGGAAAGCGAAGGTTCGGTCCTGACAAAATTTCGGGACGCCGCAATCAAATGGGTGATACTCTCCTATCTCGTAACGTTCGCGGCGCAGATCGGAACGGGACCGCTCATCGCCTACTACTTCTATCGGGCATATCCACTCGGCATCGTCGTCGGTCCGTTCGCCGTTGGACTCGTATCGCTCATCGTTGCGGTAGGCATGGCATCTATATCCGTCGGTTTTATCTATCTGCCGTTCGCGAAGTTGCTCGGCGTTCTCAACCACGCTATTATCACCATCTTCCTGACCCTCATCGGTCTATTCGGACAGCTATGGGGTGTCGTCAAGTTGACACCACCGACGTTCGGTCTGTTCGTTCTCTATATCGCCCTCTGCTTAGGCATTGCACATTGGCGGATAGTCTATCGTCAATGGAAAGTCGCAAGCCTTATCGGACTGTCCGTTATAGCGATTTGGGTCTGGGATACCGCAATCCACGAGAAGGGAAAACTCTTGGAAGTTATCACACTTGATGTCGGGCAGGGGGATGCCGCGATTGTCAGATTTCCAGATAACCGGACGCTGCTGATTGATGGTGGTATCCAACGGCGTTATTACGACAGGCAGAAACGGAAGCGGGTTGAATACGATGTCGGCAAACGGATTATTGAACCCTACCTTGACTTCCACGGCATTCGGCACCTCGATATGGTGGTGCTGACGCATCCTGATCTCGATCACGGCGGTGGGCTCGGCTATGTTTTGCAGAACTTTAAAGTAGGGCGGGTCCTCGGTATAGCGGATATGCCACTCGACTCCGAGACACACCGACGCTTACACGCCATTGCCAAGGCGCGGAACATCCTGTATTCGTTTCCGTATGCTGGAGAGATTAAATTCACATCGACCGTCACGCTCAATCTCTTGCATCCCATCGATCCCGGTTCCACGAACCTGCTGGATAGGGATAGGAACGATGATTCACTCGTGATGAAGATTAGCTATGGTGAGGTAGACATCCTCTTCACGGGTGACATCGGCAAGAACGCCGAATCTCGACTCATCGCCTCTGGACAGGATCTTCGTTCAGAAATCCTGAAGGTGCCGCATCACGGGAGTCGTACATCGAGCAGTGCGGCGTTTCTGGATGCCGTTCAACCGCGTTCTGCGATCTTCTCACTCGGTCAAAACAATCGCTACCAATTTCCGCATGCAGAAGTGGTTGCGCGGTATCAAGCACGTGGATGTCTGATGTTGCGAACCGATGAAGCTGGCGCGATTATCCTCCGCACTGATGGAACAAAATGCTGGATTGACACAGAGTTGTAG
- a CDS encoding GNAT family N-acetyltransferase translates to MPKNSILSQMPIDLGNNLKLRFATPADTDALAEFNTRLHGEKSVDPGIRDLMSGDHPTCKASDFTVVEDTQTGKIVSSLCLISQTWTYSGIPFKLGQPEFVATEPEYRRRGLVRKQFEVIHALSASRGELMQGITGIPWYYRLFGYEMALDMEAERVIDGIHIPTLKKDETETCRLRSRTDADNAFIRDLYERTVEQKVFTCARTPAMWEYEFNGRSAGSEARYEFLLIEDMEGTRLGYVQHFQWCYENFIVMQMELKPGVGCLYHIQSLLRALWKKAEATPIVAENDNPKATGIHFMLGREHPIYQALPKDFVRKEPPYAWYIRVPDLIAFLRHIRPALEKHLIGTVAEGYTGELKLNFYRTGIHLKFERGCITDIADWNPTDVEEGDAAFPDLTFLQLLCGRCRTEELTLNFVDCWTNGSSPAVLLDCLFPTFAGEIWHL, encoded by the coding sequence ATGCCGAAAAACAGTATTCTCTCACAGATGCCGATAGACCTCGGTAACAACCTAAAACTCCGATTCGCCACGCCTGCCGATACGGACGCGCTTGCGGAATTCAACACCCGCCTCCACGGAGAAAAAAGCGTCGATCCAGGGATCCGAGACCTGATGTCGGGAGACCACCCTACCTGCAAAGCAAGCGATTTCACCGTCGTTGAAGATACACAGACAGGGAAAATTGTGTCATCGCTCTGCCTGATTTCACAGACGTGGACATATAGCGGTATCCCCTTTAAGCTTGGGCAACCCGAATTCGTAGCGACGGAACCTGAATACCGCAGAAGGGGCCTCGTCCGAAAGCAGTTCGAGGTGATCCATGCCCTGAGTGCATCACGCGGGGAGCTGATGCAGGGTATCACAGGTATCCCGTGGTATTACCGACTGTTCGGATACGAAATGGCACTGGACATGGAAGCAGAACGCGTTATCGACGGGATACACATCCCGACGCTCAAGAAAGACGAGACCGAGACGTGTCGCCTCCGATCCCGAACGGATGCGGATAACGCTTTCATCCGAGACCTTTATGAGCGTACTGTTGAGCAAAAAGTCTTTACATGCGCTCGCACCCCGGCGATGTGGGAATACGAATTCAACGGACGCTCAGCGGGAAGTGAGGCGCGATATGAATTCTTACTCATTGAAGATATGGAAGGGACACGACTCGGCTATGTCCAACATTTCCAATGGTGTTACGAGAATTTTATTGTCATGCAAATGGAGCTTAAACCGGGGGTCGGCTGTCTATATCACATCCAATCCCTACTGCGAGCATTGTGGAAAAAAGCAGAAGCAACACCCATTGTCGCTGAGAACGACAACCCGAAAGCGACAGGGATTCACTTCATGTTGGGGCGTGAGCATCCCATCTATCAGGCGTTACCCAAAGATTTTGTCCGTAAGGAACCGCCCTACGCCTGGTACATCCGGGTGCCAGATTTAATAGCGTTTCTACGGCATATCCGACCCGCCCTCGAAAAACATCTCATCGGCACTGTTGCGGAGGGTTACACGGGTGAACTCAAACTTAACTTCTACCGAACTGGAATACACCTTAAATTTGAGCGGGGCTGCATCACGGATATTGCCGATTGGAACCCAACAGACGTTGAGGAAGGGGATGCCGCATTCCCTGACCTAACTTTCTTGCAGCTGCTATGCGGACGGTGTCGGACGGAGGAATTGACATTAAATTTCGTCGACTGCTGGACGAATGGCAGTTCTCCCGCGGTCCTCCTCGATTGCCTGTTCCCGACGTTCGCTGGCGAGATTTGGCATCTCTAA
- a CDS encoding transposase: MNPNPGPPRRRATRLRDYDYSQSGAYFVTICAQHRKCLFGTIIDGRMQLNKIGQIIVECWNHIPQHFPSVELCDYVIMPNHIHGIIVQNIVGARSPRPTKETQNHPHEIPQSNRRGEVPSPSLGKIIAYFKYQSTKHINQSRNMPGTRIWQRNYHDHIIRDAPDLQRIRQYIQDNPMKWELDQLHPDNPSRW, translated from the coding sequence ATGAATCCTAACCCCGGTCCCCCTCGGCGGCGTGCCACACGCTTACGTGATTATGATTACAGTCAATCCGGGGCATATTTCGTGACTATCTGTGCTCAACACCGGAAGTGTTTATTTGGCACGATAATAGATGGACGAATGCAATTGAATAAAATAGGGCAAATCATCGTTGAATGTTGGAACCATATTCCGCAACATTTTCCTTCAGTAGAATTATGCGATTACGTTATCATGCCTAATCACATACACGGAATTATTGTACAGAACATCGTAGGGGCGAGGTCTCCTCGCCCAACAAAAGAAACCCAAAATCATCCCCACGAGATCCCCCAGTCCAATCGTAGAGGCGAGGTCCCCTCGCCCTCCTTAGGCAAAATCATCGCCTATTTCAAATATCAATCTACCAAGCATATCAACCAATCCCGTAATATGCCCGGGACACGTATTTGGCAAAGAAATTATCACGACCACATCATCCGAGACGCCCCAGATTTGCAACGAATTCGCCAATACATTCAGGATAACCCGATGAAATGGGAATTGGATCAATTGCATCCTGACAACCCTTCCAGATGGTGA
- a CDS encoding site-specific DNA-methyltransferase codes for MPTLDFKGKQFIYGYHLTVPVRTLKIDKQKSLHRDVSPRKSPLEDNLILHGDNLHALKALLPRYAGKVKCIYIDPPYNTGNENWVYNDNVNSPLMQAWLSKHSPVDLEDLERHDKWLCMMWPRLHLLHELLSDEGVIFISIDDNEQHHSRMLMDKIFGETNFVANLIWRKKAGGGQDTEYYAREHEYILCYRKTDAYTMQFRTLLRTEAEYSRIKNGRRCKFLKLEKWGSNAYREDRPTMFYPIKAPDGTDFFPKAPDGKDGNWRTRPMALDENHIHWEKRKGRWTPYEVIYFDEMEGKAKIVKERTIYYDIATTTDATNEQKSIFGKKIFDTSKPFDLIRRLILLSTDSDSIVLDSFAGSGTTAHAVLALNREDGGNRKFILVECEDYADTITAERVRRVINGVENATDETLRNGLGGAFTYCTLGEPIDEEGMLTGENLPTYETLADYIAYTATGNALTLISEQDDYYFGETNDIRFYLIYEPSLDFLESPASALDEARADQIAKVCQETGKKAYVYAPQKFISQKELTEMGITFCQLPYSIHRISDV; via the coding sequence ATGCCCACACTCGATTTTAAAGGTAAACAGTTCATCTACGGATACCACCTCACTGTCCCTGTCCGGACACTCAAGATAGATAAGCAGAAATCGCTTCATAGGGATGTATCGCCTCGTAAATCTCCGTTGGAGGATAACCTGATTCTTCACGGCGATAATCTACACGCCTTGAAGGCACTTCTGCCGAGGTATGCTGGCAAAGTCAAGTGTATCTACATTGATCCGCCGTATAATACGGGCAACGAAAACTGGGTCTACAACGACAACGTTAACAGTCCGCTGATGCAAGCGTGGCTGTCGAAACACAGTCCGGTTGATCTTGAGGATTTAGAGCGCCATGATAAGTGGTTGTGTATGATGTGGCCCCGGTTACATTTGTTACACGAATTGCTGTCCGATGAGGGTGTTATTTTTATCTCAATTGATGATAATGAACAACATCACTCGCGGATGCTGATGGATAAGATTTTTGGCGAGACAAATTTTGTAGCAAATCTTATCTGGCGCAAGAAGGCAGGCGGTGGGCAAGACACTGAATATTATGCACGAGAGCATGAGTATATTTTGTGCTATCGGAAGACTGATGCTTACACGATGCAATTCAGAACTTTGCTAAGGACTGAAGCGGAGTACTCTCGTATCAAAAACGGACGGAGGTGTAAATTCCTGAAATTGGAAAAGTGGGGATCCAATGCATACAGAGAAGACCGTCCCACAATGTTTTATCCAATTAAAGCTCCGGATGGAACTGATTTCTTTCCAAAAGCTCCAGATGGAAAGGATGGAAATTGGCGAACACGTCCAATGGCTCTAGACGAAAACCACATTCATTGGGAAAAGAGAAAGGGACGTTGGACCCCCTACGAAGTTATCTACTTTGATGAAATGGAAGGTAAAGCTAAGATTGTTAAGGAACGCACAATTTATTACGATATAGCAACGACTACTGATGCCACAAATGAACAGAAATCGATCTTTGGAAAAAAGATTTTTGATACTAGCAAGCCTTTTGATTTAATCAGGAGATTGATTTTATTATCTACAGATTCCGATTCAATTGTCCTCGACTCCTTTGCTGGTTCAGGCACCACTGCCCACGCTGTCCTCGCACTCAACAGAGAGGATGGTGGGAACCGAAAGTTTATCCTCGTTGAATGTGAGGACTATGCTGATACGATCACTGCTGAACGCGTCCGACGCGTCATAAACGGCGTTGAAAATGCCACAGATGAGACCCTCCGAAACGGGCTTGGTGGTGCCTTCACCTATTGCACCCTCGGCGAACCAATTGACGAGGAAGGCATGCTCACCGGCGAAAATCTCCCTACCTACGAAACCTTAGCCGACTACATCGCTTATACTGCCACGGGAAATGCGTTAACCTTAATCTCGGAACAGGACGATTACTACTTCGGTGAAACAAACGACATCCGTTTCTATCTCATCTATGAACCGTCGTTGGATTTTCTGGAGAGCCCTGCGTCGGCGTTAGATGAGGCGCGTGCCGATCAGATTGCGAAAGTGTGCCAAGAGACGGGTAAAAAGGCGTATGTCTATGCCCCGCAGAAGTTCATCAGTCAGAAGGAGTTAACGGAGATGGGTATCACTTTCTGCCAGCTTCCGTATAGCATCCATCGTATTTCAGATGTATAG
- a CDS encoding LamG domain-containing protein gives MDLHCLCCRLPTRKKYLYINGHLETISEGLINDRTHKSFITIGFAHASGHPGPAHPFYRDSYFQGKIDDIWIYNIALSPEDISRHHETTVAVNPLGKITSTWASLKTIKTE, from the coding sequence ATGGACCTACATTGCCTTTGTTGCCGACTCCCAACAAGAAAAAAATACCTATACATCAATGGACATTTAGAAACCATTTCAGAAGGACTGATAAACGATCGAACCCATAAAAGTTTCATTACGATCGGCTTCGCTCATGCCAGCGGTCATCCCGGACCCGCACACCCTTTCTATAGAGATTCCTATTTCCAAGGCAAGATCGACGATATATGGATATACAACATTGCCCTCAGCCCAGAGGACATCTCAAGACATCATGAAACCACTGTTGCTGTTAACCCTTTAGGCAAAATAACCTCAACATGGGCATCTCTAAAAACCATCAAGACGGAGTAA
- a CDS encoding LamG domain-containing protein: protein MKHIILRHILTTLLVICISTLLLNTAKSTSIFDGLISHWTFDTDHIKGKEVRDDWSKNHGIMRGNPTQTKGIIGEALSFDGIDDYIVIGEVTEGYDLTYTTWIQATNIPNNNPGVMILWDSNSEPGGDSYIGLAPSGRISVKRKPDGFGDLISQSTILPNQWTYIAFVADSQQEKNTYTSMDI, encoded by the coding sequence ATGAAACACATCATCCTTAGACATATCCTTACAACCCTTTTAGTCATCTGCATATCCACTCTCCTTCTAAACACTGCAAAATCAACATCCATCTTTGATGGACTCATAAGCCATTGGACCTTCGACACAGATCATATAAAAGGCAAAGAAGTCAGAGATGATTGGAGCAAAAATCATGGCATTATGAGAGGAAATCCAACACAGACTAAAGGTATCATAGGAGAAGCCTTATCCTTCGACGGTATAGATGATTACATCGTCATTGGAGAAGTAACAGAAGGTTACGATCTAACATACACTACATGGATTCAAGCAACAAATATCCCAAATAACAACCCAGGAGTAATGATCCTATGGGACTCAAATTCCGAACCTGGCGGAGATTCATACATCGGACTTGCACCGAGTGGTAGAATCTCAGTAAAAAGAAAACCAGACGGTTTCGGAGATCTTATCAGTCAATCCACAATACTCCCAAATCAATGGACCTACATTGCCTTTGTTGCCGACTCCCAACAAGAAAAAAATACCTATACATCAATGGACATTTAG
- the cas2 gene encoding CRISPR-associated endonuclease Cas2, whose amino-acid sequence MYIILVYDIQVERVAKVCKYLRQHLNWIQNSVFEGQLTKAQFARVKSGLAALTDPEKDSIIIYQLRDARWMNKEVMGVDKNPATNLL is encoded by the coding sequence ATGTATATCATTCTCGTTTATGACATTCAAGTCGAGCGTGTCGCGAAAGTCTGTAAATATCTCCGTCAACATCTCAACTGGATACAGAATTCAGTGTTTGAAGGACAGTTGACCAAAGCACAATTCGCTCGTGTCAAATCCGGATTAGCTGCACTCACGGATCCTGAAAAGGATTCCATAATCATCTATCAGTTACGTGACGCACGGTGGATGAATAAGGAAGTTATGGGAGTAGATAAGAACCCCGCGACGAACCTACTCTAA
- the cas1b gene encoding type I-B CRISPR-associated endonuclease Cas1, giving the protein MSRNYYITQPGRLRRKDNTVYLEPENAPRIPIPVEDIDSLYFYGELDLNTRLLNFLSQKHIAFHVFNYYGYYSGSYYPREYLNSGSLLVKQVQHYENRSKRMALAHEFVASAIFNMLRILRYHTNRGKDCTAQIESIEAIFVESQTAKNTNELMGYEGIIRDTYYTAFNTILELKTPFEKRVRRPPDNPINAVISFGNSMMYTACLTEIYRTQLNPTISFLHEPGERRFSLSLDLAEIFKPLIIDRIIFRLFNRRQLNESKHFETSIDGCYLNEKGRKLFIAAFDEQLKQTVSHRKLKRHVSYQRLIRLECYKLIKHLVGMEPYQALRPWW; this is encoded by the coding sequence ATGTCTCGTAACTACTACATCACGCAACCCGGCAGACTCCGCCGGAAAGACAACACCGTTTACTTAGAGCCGGAAAACGCACCGCGTATACCAATTCCAGTTGAGGACATCGATTCACTCTACTTTTACGGAGAACTTGACCTTAACACCAGACTCCTCAACTTCCTTTCACAAAAACACATCGCCTTTCATGTGTTTAACTATTACGGCTACTATTCCGGGAGTTACTATCCGAGAGAATACCTCAATTCAGGCTCTCTCCTCGTTAAACAGGTGCAACATTACGAAAACCGATCCAAACGGATGGCTCTTGCACACGAGTTTGTCGCGTCCGCCATTTTCAATATGTTGCGGATTTTGCGCTATCACACGAACCGCGGTAAGGATTGCACCGCGCAAATCGAATCCATTGAGGCAATCTTTGTCGAAAGCCAAACTGCAAAGAACACAAACGAGTTGATGGGCTATGAGGGCATCATCCGAGACACCTATTACACTGCATTCAACACGATTTTAGAACTAAAGACACCCTTTGAAAAACGCGTCCGTCGTCCACCAGACAATCCCATCAACGCCGTCATTTCCTTTGGCAACTCGATGATGTATACCGCCTGTCTCACGGAAATCTATCGCACCCAACTCAATCCCACAATCAGTTTCCTCCATGAACCCGGAGAACGCCGCTTTTCGCTGAGTCTTGATCTCGCCGAAATTTTCAAACCTCTCATCATTGACAGAATCATATTTCGTCTGTTCAACCGACGGCAGCTCAACGAATCAAAACATTTTGAGACAAGCATTGATGGATGTTATCTCAATGAAAAAGGGCGTAAATTGTTCATCGCTGCATTTGACGAGCAGCTCAAACAGACTGTATCCCATCGAAAGTTGAAACGCCATGTCTCCTATCAACGGTTGATCCGTTTGGAATGCTACAAACTCATCAAACACCTCGTGGGCATGGAGCCCTATCAGGCACTGCGTCCTTGGTGGTAG
- the cas4 gene encoding CRISPR-associated protein Cas4 produces the protein MQNPDQLNITGTAINYLYVCTRKLWFYQNHLEMEHTSEYVDMGKHLHEESYPREKRREWSIDNLVQIDFVDKHGVLHDIKSGPAMETAHVMQLCYYLYLLKQKGVSNRKGIINYPRQRRTTEVELTPEKEREVENAIEKVHEIAALPTPPHADYMKICKSCSYQELCWS, from the coding sequence ATGCAAAATCCAGACCAACTTAACATCACCGGCACCGCCATTAACTACCTCTACGTTTGCACACGTAAACTCTGGTTCTATCAGAACCATCTCGAAATGGAGCATACCTCCGAATACGTTGACATGGGCAAACACCTCCATGAAGAAAGTTATCCCCGCGAAAAGCGTAGAGAATGGAGCATCGACAACCTCGTCCAAATAGATTTTGTCGACAAACATGGGGTTCTCCACGACATCAAATCCGGGCCTGCGATGGAAACCGCACACGTCATGCAGCTTTGTTATTATCTCTACTTGCTCAAACAGAAAGGGGTATCCAATCGGAAAGGCATTATCAACTACCCGCGCCAACGACGGACGACTGAAGTGGAACTCACACCTGAAAAAGAACGAGAGGTGGAGAACGCCATTGAAAAGGTGCATGAGATCGCAGCATTGCCGACCCCACCGCACGCCGACTATATGAAAATCTGCAAATCCTGTAGCTATCAGGAACTCTGTTGGAGTTAA